One segment of Vicinamibacterales bacterium DNA contains the following:
- a CDS encoding NAD-dependent epimerase/dehydratase family protein has translation MKVLVTGATGFTGGHLAETLARRGDAVRALVRTRSLQRFQASALPGAGVVAVEGDLGSPEALARACAGVEVVYHIAATYREAGQPDAAYRAINVDGTRHLLDAARAAGVRRVVHCSTGGVHGHISDPPANEDAPFNPGDVYQETKLEAERLAREFGLSRGLDVVVARPIGIHGPGDTRFLKMFKGLARGRFPMLGPCTAYYHLTYIDDLVEGFRLCGEVPAAAGRTYILAGERYTTLNELVALVAEELGVQPPRVHLPVWPVWLAGLACELVCVPLRIEPPLYRRRVDFYTKSRAFDISRARTELGYAPQVDLRTGIRRTIAWYRAQGWI, from the coding sequence GTGAAGGTCCTGGTCACCGGAGCGACCGGTTTCACTGGCGGACACCTCGCCGAGACGCTCGCCCGCCGGGGTGACGCCGTCCGCGCCCTCGTCCGGACGCGCAGCCTCCAGCGCTTCCAGGCCTCGGCCCTGCCCGGCGCCGGTGTCGTCGCCGTCGAGGGCGATCTCGGCAGTCCGGAGGCCCTGGCCAGGGCGTGCGCCGGCGTGGAGGTCGTGTACCACATCGCCGCGACCTACCGGGAAGCGGGCCAGCCCGACGCCGCCTACCGCGCCATCAACGTCGACGGCACCCGCCACCTCCTGGACGCGGCCAGGGCGGCGGGCGTCCGGCGGGTGGTCCATTGTTCGACCGGCGGCGTCCACGGACACATCAGCGACCCGCCCGCGAACGAGGACGCCCCGTTCAATCCCGGGGACGTCTACCAGGAGACGAAGCTCGAGGCGGAGCGTCTCGCCCGCGAGTTCGGTCTGTCCCGCGGCCTGGACGTGGTGGTGGCGCGGCCCATCGGCATCCACGGGCCGGGCGACACGCGGTTCCTCAAGATGTTCAAGGGGCTGGCGCGCGGGCGGTTCCCGATGCTCGGTCCCTGCACCGCGTACTACCACCTCACCTACATCGACGATCTCGTGGAAGGCTTTCGTTTGTGCGGCGAGGTGCCCGCCGCCGCCGGGCGCACCTACATCCTGGCCGGCGAGCGCTACACGACGCTGAACGAGCTGGTGGCCCTCGTGGCCGAGGAGTTGGGCGTGCAGCCGCCGCGGGTGCACCTGCCCGTCTGGCCGGTGTGGCTGGCGGGCCTGGCCTGCGAGCTGGTCTGCGTGCCGCTCAGAATCGAGCCGCCGCTGTATCGGCGCCGGGTAGACTTCTACACGAAGAGCCGGGCGTTCGACATCTCGCGCGCGCGGACGGAGCTCGGCTACGCGCCGCAGGTGGACCTCCGGACGGGCATCCGGCGGACCATCGCCTGGTATCGCGCGCAGGGCTGGATCTAA
- a CDS encoding glycosyltransferase — MPAQPPAAAPSRRLRVLMLAPEPFFEPRGTPFSEFHRIKALGDLGHEVDLVTYPIGRDVDLPHLRIFRSPRPPFVTRVPIGPSGVKVVLDVLMLATIARRALAGRYDAVHSHEEMGLVGVWLARWLGIPHLYDMHSSLPQQLSNFKFSGSTVLRRLFDVVERQMVGRSDVVITICQELQDTVVEMGHGDRAILIENVMGGDVADPPTLTPAAIRERWGLPAEAPVVLYTGTFEPYQGVDMLLDAAARLGATHPAARVLVVGGEPAQVDAATATARRLGAHTVVFTGQQPAREIPAFVATAAVLASPRIRGTNTPLKIYSYLRSGTPIVATNLLTHTQVLSPEVARLTAPDAAAFADAIAGLLDDPEAGRALAAAARRLSDERYSREVYLARTAEVCRRLAGAAGPAGPAVQEPAAR; from the coding sequence GTGCCCGCTCAGCCGCCCGCCGCCGCCCCGTCGCGCCGCCTGCGCGTCCTCATGCTGGCCCCGGAGCCCTTCTTCGAGCCGCGGGGGACGCCCTTCAGCGAGTTCCATCGCATCAAAGCGCTCGGCGACCTCGGCCACGAGGTGGACCTCGTCACCTATCCCATCGGGCGGGACGTGGACCTGCCCCATCTCCGCATCTTCAGGAGCCCCCGGCCGCCGTTCGTCACCCGGGTGCCGATCGGCCCGTCCGGCGTGAAGGTCGTGCTGGATGTCCTGATGCTCGCCACGATCGCCCGCCGCGCGCTGGCCGGGCGGTACGACGCCGTGCACTCCCATGAGGAGATGGGCCTCGTCGGCGTGTGGCTGGCCCGGTGGCTCGGGATCCCGCACCTCTACGACATGCACTCGAGCCTCCCGCAGCAGCTGAGCAACTTCAAGTTCAGCGGCTCGACCGTGCTGCGGCGCCTGTTCGACGTGGTGGAACGGCAGATGGTGGGACGGTCCGACGTCGTCATCACGATCTGCCAGGAACTGCAGGACACGGTGGTGGAGATGGGCCACGGCGACCGCGCCATCCTCATCGAGAACGTCATGGGCGGCGACGTGGCCGATCCTCCGACCCTGACGCCCGCGGCCATCCGCGAGCGGTGGGGCCTGCCGGCCGAGGCGCCCGTCGTGCTCTACACCGGCACCTTCGAACCGTATCAGGGGGTGGACATGCTCCTCGACGCGGCGGCCAGGCTCGGCGCCACGCACCCCGCGGCGCGCGTCCTGGTCGTGGGCGGCGAACCGGCCCAGGTGGATGCGGCGACGGCGACGGCCCGACGGCTGGGCGCGCATACCGTGGTCTTCACGGGCCAGCAGCCCGCCCGTGAGATCCCGGCGTTCGTGGCGACGGCCGCCGTCCTGGCCTCGCCCCGGATCCGTGGCACCAACACGCCGCTCAAGATCTACTCGTACCTGCGGAGCGGCACCCCCATCGTGGCGACGAACCTCCTGACCCACACCCAGGTGCTGTCCCCAGAGGTGGCACGGCTGACCGCGCCGGACGCCGCGGCGTTCGCCGACGCCATCGCCGGGCTGCTGGACGACCCCGAGGCCGGGCGCGCGCTGGCCGCGGCCGCCCGGCGGCTGTCGGACGAGCGCTACAGCCGGGAGGTCTATCTGGCGCGGACGGCCGAGGTCTGCCGCCGTCTCGCCGGCGCCGCCGGTCCGGCCGGCCCCGCGGTGCAGGAGCCCGCCGCCCGGTGA
- a CDS encoding glycosyltransferase, with protein sequence MHGVKRLFAWMLPRFDPTRVKASLVSLRRKDLSEDTLEQFGIDVTYLGRHKFDPATFTHLLKVLRDKQADVVHLHGYGATTFGRLCAAWMGIPAILHEHANHTDTPWFQKIADRALAPYTDVAIAVSASTAEFTTRARLMPPERTHVVYLGAPLDEFARPRSAAEVAAARRALGVPEGAVAVGCVTRLMPSKGNEFLVGAAPAVLAAHPQVRFYLVGEGELEADLKAQAAALGLGDRFVFAGFTRDVGAAFSAMDVVVFPSLWEGTPLTAFEALAMGKPIVATDADGLLDILQDDRDALVAPKRDSEALAAAIGRLVADPALASRLAAGARLTGQQYDIAVFVRKMERLYELLHESSRRTRRQSALTADLSFLRREARP encoded by the coding sequence ATGCACGGGGTCAAGCGGCTCTTCGCCTGGATGCTGCCCCGGTTCGACCCCACGCGGGTCAAGGCCTCGCTCGTCAGCCTCCGCCGGAAGGACCTCTCGGAGGACACCCTCGAGCAGTTCGGCATCGACGTGACCTACCTCGGGCGCCACAAGTTCGACCCGGCCACGTTCACCCATCTCCTGAAGGTCCTCCGCGACAAGCAGGCGGACGTCGTCCACCTGCACGGCTACGGCGCGACGACGTTCGGGCGGCTCTGCGCGGCCTGGATGGGTATTCCGGCCATCCTCCACGAACACGCGAACCACACCGACACGCCCTGGTTCCAGAAGATCGCCGATCGGGCGCTGGCTCCCTACACCGATGTCGCCATCGCGGTCTCGGCGTCCACGGCGGAATTCACGACCCGGGCTCGCCTGATGCCACCCGAGCGGACGCACGTGGTCTACCTGGGCGCGCCGCTCGACGAGTTCGCCCGGCCGCGGTCGGCGGCCGAGGTCGCGGCCGCCCGGCGCGCGCTGGGCGTGCCCGAGGGCGCCGTGGCCGTCGGCTGCGTCACGCGGCTGATGCCGTCGAAAGGCAACGAGTTCCTGGTCGGCGCGGCGCCGGCCGTGCTGGCCGCGCACCCCCAGGTGCGGTTCTACCTGGTGGGCGAGGGCGAGCTCGAGGCCGACCTCAAGGCGCAGGCCGCCGCGCTCGGACTCGGCGACCGGTTCGTGTTCGCGGGCTTCACGCGCGACGTGGGCGCCGCGTTCAGCGCGATGGATGTCGTGGTGTTCCCGTCGCTCTGGGAGGGCACGCCGCTCACGGCGTTCGAGGCCCTCGCGATGGGCAAGCCCATCGTGGCCACCGACGCCGACGGGCTGCTCGACATCCTCCAGGACGACCGCGACGCGCTCGTCGCGCCCAAGCGCGACAGCGAAGCGCTGGCCGCCGCCATCGGCCGGCTGGTGGCCGACCCGGCGCTGGCATCTCGCCTGGCGGCCGGCGCGCGGCTCACCGGGCAGCAGTACGACATCGCCGTGTTCGTCAGGAAGATGGAGCGGCTGTACGAGCTCCTGCACGAGTCGTCGCGGCGGACGCGCCGCCAGAGCGCGCTCACCGCGGATCTGTCGTTTCTCCGCCGCGAGGCGCGTCCGTGA
- a CDS encoding lysylphosphatidylglycerol synthase transmembrane domain-containing protein, translated as MASPVPSRALKVLAKLGLSVGLMAFVLRDTSLGALWATFQRVRPAWVLAALASHGLMAAVSVWRWWILLRAQHVRIPARTLSESFWVALFFNNFLPSNIGGDVVRIADTARPAGSKTLATMVVFVDRVLGLFALLTVGALGAMAARGVGIDIPGTIWIEVGAVAALCLCILLFFAPGALDMALGPVRATGHPWILHKVETLQETLAKFRAQPSALVGALAGALVVQVVIVAFYALTARSLSIPLPLVMAGVLVPVAMAIQMVPVSINGFGVREAVFSFFFVRFGFGVDAAVAVSLLGTLLVMLFSLGGGALFLIRKH; from the coding sequence ATGGCGTCGCCCGTCCCCTCACGCGCCCTGAAGGTCCTGGCCAAGCTCGGCCTGAGCGTCGGCCTGATGGCCTTCGTGCTCCGTGACACCAGCCTCGGGGCGCTCTGGGCGACCTTCCAGCGCGTGCGCCCGGCATGGGTGCTGGCCGCCCTCGCCAGCCACGGCCTGATGGCCGCGGTGAGCGTGTGGCGCTGGTGGATCCTGCTGCGCGCCCAGCACGTGCGCATTCCGGCCCGAACGCTCTCCGAGTCGTTCTGGGTGGCGCTCTTCTTCAACAACTTCCTGCCGAGCAACATCGGGGGCGACGTGGTGCGCATCGCCGACACCGCCCGGCCGGCCGGATCGAAGACCCTGGCCACCATGGTGGTGTTCGTGGACCGCGTGCTCGGGCTCTTCGCGCTCCTCACGGTCGGGGCGCTCGGCGCGATGGCGGCCCGCGGGGTCGGCATCGACATCCCGGGCACGATCTGGATCGAGGTGGGCGCCGTGGCGGCGCTCTGTCTCTGCATCCTGCTGTTCTTCGCGCCGGGCGCGCTCGACATGGCCCTTGGCCCGGTCCGGGCCACCGGCCACCCCTGGATCCTCCACAAGGTCGAGACCCTGCAGGAGACGCTGGCGAAGTTCCGGGCGCAGCCCTCGGCGCTGGTCGGCGCGCTGGCGGGGGCGCTGGTCGTCCAGGTGGTGATCGTCGCCTTCTACGCGCTGACCGCTCGCAGCCTCTCGATTCCGCTGCCGCTCGTCATGGCCGGGGTGCTGGTGCCGGTGGCGATGGCCATCCAGATGGTGCCGGTGTCCATCAACGGCTTCGGCGTCCGCGAGGCGGTATTCAGCTTCTTTTTCGTCCGTTTCGGGTTCGGCGTGGACGCCGCCGTCGCCGTCTCCCTCCTGGGCACGCTGCTGGTGATGCTCTTCTCGCTCGGCGGCGGCGCCCTCTTCCTCATCCGCAAGCACTGA